The segment tcaaaatatcattttgtTTCAACTTTTAATTTCTTGAAGCTAGCCTTAGATTGGATTTATTTGGCATGAAATAATGGTTGTTGCAAGAGCATAATTTTCATTCATCCCATCGATGGCACTACAATAGTAATAGCCCAGCATCAACCAAGAAAGAAAATGCATTCTTATTAATAATAGTAAGATTCGAATTTTTTAAAGAAATATTAATCAGATGTATTGTGAAACAGAAAATATGAACtcaataattatttttctaatgtaTAACCTCAGGTGACGGAAATAACCATCATAACGGTGCCGTTATTTTTAAAGCAAGAACCGAAACGGATCTTCATACTTGGGCCGCTTGGCCATCATCGATGGCCGCATGCTTACTAGAAGACAAACACATCGTCGAATGTTTTCTAACTCTCCTTCGCTCACGGTTGTACACCTTCTAAAGCCCTAAAGCTAACCCTCCACTCCTCTCCCGGGGACACCTCCGAAGCCCTCCCCCATCTCCATCCATGGCCACCAAAAAGCGCAAGGCCGACCAAGAAGACGACTTCCTCTCCGCCCACAACAACGATTCCGATCACCAATTCCAAATCCTAGACTCGGCCACCGCGGCGGAGGGGGCCGCGGCGCCACCGGTGGAGGAAGACGAGGCCGACGACGAGGATGAGGACGTGGGGATGCTCCTGGAACCGCTGACGAAGGAGCAGCTGATCTCTCTCCTTCGGTCCGCCGCCGCCTCCGACCCGGCCACCCTCGCCGAGATTCACCGCCTCGCTGACCTCGACCCCGCCCACCGGAAGCTCTTCGTCCACGGCCTTGGCTGGGAAACCACCTCCGACGGCCTCCGTGCCGCATTCGCCAGCTACGGCGAGATCGAGGACTGCCGCATCGTCGCCGACAAGGCCACCGGTCGCTCCAAGGGCTACGGCTTCCTCCTCTTTCGCCACCGCCGCTCCGCCCGCCAAGCCCTCCGCCAACCCCAGAAGCTCATCGACAACCGCATGACCGCCTGCCAGCTCGCCTCCACCGGGCCCCCCTCCGCGACCTCCCATCCCCCGCCGCCCCACCATTACACCGCCTCcttcaatcctaaccctaacgcCACCCCCCAGGACAACCTCCCGAGGAAGATCTACGTCGGGAACGTCCACTCCAACATCGACGGTGCCCGCCTCCACGCCTTCTTCTCCAAATACGGGGAGATCGAGGAGGGCCCCATCGGTTTCGACCGCCAGACCGGGAAGCCCAAGGGGTTCGCCCTGTTCGTCTATAAAACCGTGGACGGCGCTCGGAGAGCCCTCGAAGAGCCCAACAAGGACTTTGAGGGATACCTGCTCTACTGCCAGAAGGCAACCGATAGCAAGGCTAAGGCAACATCAGGGGCTGCAGCCGTGGCGGCGGCCCTTCCATCCAATGCTGCCACCACTCCAGACGCGCCGTTGAGCATGGGTGGTGCCAATGGGTCTGGATATGGCGGCACGCTGCCGGATATGGGTTTGGCGCAACAGGCTGCGATTTGGGGGCAAGGGCTTCTGGGTCTCGGCGGGACACAAGCCTTTGGACAGGGGATGCAGCCGAATGCTGCAGTGCTTGCAATGCTGGCGGCAGCTGGACAGAATCCAGGATCTTTCGGGATCAATCCCACCGTGCTTGCGTCACTGAACCCTGCTTTGGCCTCGGCATTGGGTGCCGGAGGCCAGCAGGCTGTGCCTCCGTCTGCAGCCCCTCAGACAGTGCCGTCACAGAATTACGGAATGGGGAACATGGGGTATCAGAATGCTGGGTTTCAGGGACCTCCAGGGTTTCAGGGGCCTCCAGGGTTTCAAGGTCCTCCGGGGTTTCAAGGTCCTCCGGGATATCAAGGTACTCAGCTAGGGTCTCAACAGGGTGTTGGTggaggtgggggttcttatcagGGTGGGCCTGTTGGACAGGGCCCGATTCCAAGGCCACCAGTTGGGCAAATGGGTGGATATGCACCGCATTAGGTATGCAATCTTTGCAAAAGTTTTTATACTGCTGAAAACACTTTTATATGTTTTTTTGGATTATTTAAAAATGACCGTGATCTTTCCACAGTTGAATTTTATGTTctgttctcatttttttctttctaatttgtGTTCCCTCTGTTTTTAGTTCGATATCAGGATCGTGGTTATTCGTGTGGTTTAAAGATCAGATGGCTTTTGAATATGTATTGGTGCTCGGAGTGTCGAGAAAGCCTTGTGATGCGGCAATTATTCAGAAAAGGAACTGCTTTTCTTTCAGTTTTATCgcctttattagtatatgaaatttgggtttaatcttttattatgttTCTTTCATCCCTTCTCTGTAACTACCTCTACTGGTTCCCTGTAACAGATGATACTGCCGTCGCTAGTAATTTTTTCTTGTATTGATGTCGTTTGGATTTGTCCGTATTCTGCAGATGGTTTCTATGAGAGCTTAATATTCTGCAGTGTTTCTATGATTGTGGTAATATATAGTAATACATTGTTTTTGAATGCTGTTATGTTTCCTAATTTATGATTAATGGGATATCCATCTGTTGGCTATGACCATTGTGGGCATGAGACAACCCTCCTTTCTCCTACAAGAGGACTGCTTTCTGAGTACCACTTATTTGTATGTAAATGTGGAAACGATCCCTTTGTTTTTTCAACTTGATTTAAGATACGCAGAATATGGTTATTTGTGTTTCTGAGCTGTGTCTTAGTTTTTCTGAAAATCCTTATATTGATTTCTGCTTTAGCCTTTAATCGTGCTTGCGATATTGTCCGCTCGTTTCTCATGTGCTGGTCTTTCACCTTGGCAACAATCAGTAGGTTCAACCGTGCAGCATGGCTTACATTTCATCATTTGATCTCTGAACTTGTACATTGATAGATGAGGTTCCATCAACATTGTGCATGCTGTAGACACACTCTTGCTGCATCACTTTTGCTGTAAGTTAAGCCTCTTGCTCTTGTCACTTCTTTATGCTTATCTATGTAGCTTGATTTCTGTAAAATATTAAAGATGTTCATTTCTTGTTAGTAATCCTCTTCGTGTCAATGTGTTCTTAGCATGTTATAATCAGAACATAATTATTGCATGTTGAGAAAATGAGTAAAATAAAGAGCATAGAATTACAAATAAGCAAGTCAGGTTTAATAGCTAATATTCTCATGCATTGTGAATATGAAGGTCTTAGATCTACTTTGTTGTCATGCTTATGTTATGTAGATCATACATAAAAAATCGCTAATGGTATTCAATGTATTCAATTTTTCCATTTGTTGGATGAGCTTTGgtgattatatattattattagccCTAAATCATAGAGGGCTGCCTGACCATTTCATCACAAGTGGATCAGCCAGGTTAAAAGGGAGCCTTTGGTGTCAGTTTAGAACAAAAGCCCATAATAATAtggtcttctattttttttaattaaaattccaTGCTTGAAGTGTATTGTGACTTGTTTATAACTCAGTATATCACACCTTACGGTTGCCTCACTGTCTTAATGCATTTGAAGATTTTTCTTTACAGAAACCATTCTCCTCCTTTCACCAAGGAATTTTGTTTTTTTAAccctctttttttaaaaatgagCAACCGCCTTTGTTTAGAAGAAAATTTACATTCCATTATCTATAAGTCAACCATTAATATGTCTAAGTTGTTTTTAGCATGGTAAATTATGCTTATGTGCCACATCTTCACAGAGGCATTGTAAAATGAACTGTTTTATGTGTGTTGTGCAGAGAAAACCTTGTCATTCTTCTCATTCCAAATGTATTTTTAAGTTTGCATATTGTTGGTGCTATGGTTTGCAAAATTGTTTTTCACTTCTGTCATATCATCTTTGTACTCATTTCTGTTTCCTTTATGTTTTACCACATTTTCTGAGGATTGAGCTTTATACAGTTGTCTAAGACTTCTGCCATGCTCATGTGGCTGACCCTGCTTTGGCAGCTGTGATGGGCGCAAGTACCCATAAGTTGTGCACCTATTGGCATTCGTTCTGATGGCACCAAAACAGGGGTATAGGCTGAGGAACATGGCATCATCACTTTACTAGAATGTGGGCTCTCAGGGGTCTCTAGGTTTCATGGTCCCCCCACTGGTTTCTCAATATATGGTGTTTTTTCCCCGTTACGTTCTTTTGAGAGAAGGGGG is part of the Elaeis guineensis isolate ETL-2024a chromosome 15, EG11, whole genome shotgun sequence genome and harbors:
- the LOC105058379 gene encoding uncharacterized protein, which translates into the protein MATKKRKADQEDDFLSAHNNDSDHQFQILDSATAAEGAAAPPVEEDEADDEDEDVGMLLEPLTKEQLISLLRSAAASDPATLAEIHRLADLDPAHRKLFVHGLGWETTSDGLRAAFASYGEIEDCRIVADKATGRSKGYGFLLFRHRRSARQALRQPQKLIDNRMTACQLASTGPPSATSHPPPPHHYTASFNPNPNATPQDNLPRKIYVGNVHSNIDGARLHAFFSKYGEIEEGPIGFDRQTGKPKGFALFVYKTVDGARRALEEPNKDFEGYLLYCQKATDSKAKATSGAAAVAAALPSNAATTPDAPLSMGGANGSGYGGTLPDMGLAQQAAIWGQGLLGLGGTQAFGQGMQPNAAVLAMLAAAGQNPGSFGINPTVLASLNPALASALGAGGQQAVPPSAAPQTVPSQNYGMGNMGYQNAGFQGPPGFQGPPGFQGPPGFQGPPGYQGTQLGSQQGVGGGGGSYQGGPVGQGPIPRPPVGQMGGYAPH